The Leopardus geoffroyi isolate Oge1 chromosome D3, O.geoffroyi_Oge1_pat1.0, whole genome shotgun sequence region TCCTGCTTTATAGGGTATAAAAAGGAGGTCACTGTGTCACATGGTGAGGTGATAGAGCTGCAATTTCCCTCTGGTCTGCATTGTTGCCTGCCTTGGGCCCTGGAAAAAGACGAGCCCTGTTCAGTTTCTGGCCAAGgtaaaaaatacacagaatttttGAACCAGGAATTCATCCCAATGAATTTGTCccaaataaatggacaaagatgCTCATTTCGCCCCTGTTTGTAATCATAAATGATTAGGAAAACTCAAAGTGGGCATGCAGTTGGCAGAGAAGGCTTTGAAGCCTTGGCCGAGGAACAGACTGCTTTTAatctaaccctttttttttttttttttttttttttgttgagaagTTGTTCCATTTCAGTCAAGTACCCCTTCAAGAGAACAGAGTGTGAGAACAAAAACACtcactctgccctttccctatCCAGGACTTCTCTCGCTTTTcccagcaaaaataaaaacttagaacaagcccccccccccaaaaaaaaaagtatatttaatccTGAGAATTAACCTCTCCTCTTTCCTGCccctaaataaaatacatagtttaGACCTTGAGTAGACACTCCACCCACACTTTTTTCACGGTATGAAGGAAGTATTActcattgattttctctctgcACCAGAGGTTTTTCAGAACCAGTAGTCCCTCCAGAAAGAGAGACACTGCCTCACTGTCCTGGACAACAGAGCCCTAGCAACTAGAATCAGCCATGCTAGAGGAAAGGTCTGAGCTCCTTGGACCAAGCACCAGGATCAAGATGGCTCTGCCTTGTATGATATTTTGCTCTCAGAAACAAGGAAGAGGCTGTTCTAAGGCCCAGGCCCAAGGGAAGTGGAGTTCATGAACTACATGGTTCATTTTGACACTAATCATGTACTCACAGGCCTGTAGGGCCCTCAGAGATCCTTCCAGGCTAAGGCTCCTCAACCTTTGTTGGGGAACTGGCCccttgagaatctgatgaaatcATACAACTTCAGATCCCCTGGACCCCATCATGGACCCTTGGGGGCAGGGGGTCCCAATGGGAAAGGCACCATTCTGAAGAGTCTCAGCACATGGGTGTAATCATGCCCTCTCGTTTATGTatggaaacaaatatatattctaaattaacttccttttatttttcccactgggagattatattgctttttaaatcatgTGTTTAGATGGGTTATATTATCCATGAATTTCATTTGAGAATAGAAAAGGGGATGTTAGACCCTCTATGTTATAAAAGGGAGGTGGTTTGGTCTTTTAAGATTCACAGTCACATCTATGGGGAGTCCACAAACCCCAGATTAAGACCTCCTGctctaggggagcctggctggctcagttggtagagcatgtgactcttaatctcagggatgtgagttcaagccccacgttgggcatggaacctacttaaaaaattaaataaaaaaaaaaaagacctcctgCTCTAGCCCACTCCCCTCATTttaagaaggaaagcaaaagctggggcgcctgggtggcttagttaagcagccaactcttgactttggcacaggtcatgatctcacagttcatggatcgagccccacatggggttctgtgctgacactgcagagcctgcttgggattctctctcgccctctctctgctccacccctgctcatcctctcaaaataaacaaataaacttagaaggaggaggagggggagggggaagaggaggaaagcaaAAACTACTTAGAGACACCTGCCCAAAACACTTGGAGAGTTGGTGGCACAGGGGGACTCAGAAACCAAGCCTCCTGGAGCCTGGCTAGACTCTCTTCTCCCCAAGACTCTCTTCTCCCCAACACTGCCTGGAAGTACTGTTGAACCTTCATCTAGTCTTTTAGGTCTTCTAGACCATGTTAAGTACTCCTGGCAGACAAAGTCTGTATCTTTTCTTCTGAATCTTCTTTCCAAGTATTCTAAACTCAGGCCCTCAGGAAATtttagttgagaaaaaaaataagtgaaatcaatTCAGACTTTGTTTCTCCTTCTCAGCCATTAAGTACACTTGGGCAAGGACCCGTGTGGCCTGGGGAGGATTAATGTGTTCTTACCACTGGAGGCTGGCACGGAGTTTTAATTTCTCCACCGAGCGATTATGTTCCACTTTGCAGGGGGTCACCTGGCTCTCCAAGGGCACTGCCCTCCCACAGGTAAGTTTGTAACCTAATACTGCATTCTCTCTGGGCTCAGGTCTAACCTGAGCCATGGCTCCAGACAACAGCTGATCCCACCTCATTGTCTTTACACCTGGGAGGTGGATGCTGTGACCTGCCTCTAATCCTCCTTGGAATGGACAAGAAGCGGCAGTCAAGGCCCCACAGGCCGATAAACGTTCCATCTGGGAATGTATCCAAGAAGAGCTAAAATATATTTGGGATTTGCAAACCTAAGCCTGGTTATGTTATAAGGTTCCTGGTCCTCTCTCAGGCTGTGTCCTTCCGGTAGTATAATTGGTAGTGAGCACTGCTGGAAAATGGGTGGGGCACTGCTGTTGGCTGCATGAATTTGGGTAAATTACTTCCCTGGTCTGGGACTCCACTCTCTGTTCTGTAACATCAGGGCAGACCTGATCATCTCTAAGATAGCTATGGCCTAGAGATCTGGACCAGGACTCTAGGATTGCCTCATGTCCTCTGTCTTTTGGTGTTCATATAAGCTACTTTGTGGGAGAGGTGACATCCCTTCTCTATACCTCAGCTTCCccgtccattaaaaaaaattcaagttggggcaccagggtggcttagttggttaagcgtccaactcttggttttggctcagggcatgatctcatggtttgtaagatcgagctctgcatcaggctctgcactgacagcatggagtctacttaggattctcctctctctctttctctctctctctctgcccctccctggcttgctcgctctttctttctgtctctcaaaataaataaagttaaaaaaatattttaaaaaattcaagcttggggcgcctgggtggctcagtcggttaagcagctgacttcggctcaggtcatgatctcatggttcctgagtttgagccccacatcgggctctgtactgacagctcagagcctggagcctgctttgtattctgtgtctccctctttctctgcccctcccccactcgttctctctctctctctctctctctctatctctctctctctcaaaaataaataaaacatttttaaaaactttttttaaaaattgaagcttATATACAAAATATGCTCTGTGGATAATAGTATCTGGGCTGGTGTGCTAGGACTTGTTCTTACTGAAGCATGTAGTAATATGCCTTCTCCTCCAAGGACCTGGCTGCTTGCTCACTAACAAGAATACTCCTCCTCCCTGGGGAGCCATACCACAGAGCATCTGAGGAAGCGGCTGTAGAGACTGAACATTGCCTGGCATGTGGGGAAGTACACGGAATCTGAGATCGGGATGATGTTGTGAGGCATCTGGGGGCTAGCTCAGATCTCCTGGTAATGCTGCCCTAGAAATGGGGCACAGGGCTTCTCCCGTCTCCAACACCATCTCCAGGATGGCCCTTCTCCCTGCCAGGTCTTGCCCTAATAACAATAATGGTGACTACAGTGTGTTAAGTGCTTGCTGTACGCCAGGACTTATGCTAAGTGCTGCACAGACCTATCCCCATGAGGTAGAGAGTTTGATCCCCAGTTAGCAATCAGGAAACCGAAGCCCAGGGAGGCTGTCACTTGCCTAAGGACTAGTCTAGAGTCAAATCCAAGTGGCTTAATGATAAAGCCCTTGCTCTCATTGACTTTCCATGCCTGGCCCAACTGGAGACTggaagggaagtgtgtgtgtgtctgtgtgtgtagttTTTCTACTTATAAATGTAGTACATGGTCATTGTAAAATAACTATTTGCAGAActcatgtaaaaaaattaaagccctcTATAAGCTTCTTACCATCTCAGAGATAACCACTATtcctcagaattatttttaatatacatgtttaaaaaaaaagcagagtgtaTACCATATGCTAtgcttcactctttttttttttaaaacatgtaccAGACATCTTATGTGTCAATTTATTCCCTCTAATGTGTATATTGTGTTccatatacatgtatgcatggACCATAATTCATTTAACGAGATCTTATTAAGGCCATTTAGTTTATTGCCAGTTTCCCAGACTGCTAGGAACATCCCTGTACCTATATCCTTGTGTCTTTGTATAAACATTCCTGTAGACTAAATTTCCAGAATTAGAATTGCTAAAAGGGAATTTTAATAGATACTACAAAGTTGAGGTCAAACACTTTTTCAAATGCCTGTTTGCCATTCTTACTCCTCTTGCCCAAACTTCCTATTCATGGTCTGTGCCCTTTTTTTTGATCAGGGTGGAGATAAATGAAGCTCAGAGGGATCAAGACTGggcttttcaggggcgcctgggtggcgcagtcggttaagcgtccgacttcagccaggtcacgatctcgcggtccgtgagttcgagccccgcgtcgggctctgggctgatggctcagagcctggagcctgtttccgattctgtgtctccctctctctctgcccctcccccgttcatgctctgtctctctctgtcccaaaaataaataaacgttgaaaaaaaaaaaattaaaaaaaaaaaaaaaaaaaaagactgggctTTTCAGCATTGCTCACCCGGGGATCCCTGCACTCACCCAGGCAAGTTCTGCCTCTCTGATGTCTGGGGAGAGGAACATCCCCAAGAAATGTCTGATGACAGTCATAGATCCAGTTAGTCTTGAACCAGATAGCAAGTGTTCTGAACCTTGTGATCACCTAGCACCATGACTCATCTCTACCTGGGAGTATTTGGCCAGAGTCCCACCCTGCTGCTAACCAGGAGGGTCACCTGGTCATTGTACCTGTCCAAGCCTAGGTTTCCTTATCTATATCAGGAGAGGGTTGATCTGATGGAGCCCTATGTCTAGTTCTAACAGTCTGAGAGCATAAACCCATGGAGAAAGAGGGACCTCACAGGCAGACAGCTAGGGCAGGGCTTACAGACAGCTAAGCCAAGACTTACAGATGCCAGGATTGCTGCAGGTGAGGGTCCCATCCTCAGGGACCAGGTGGGCATTGTACCTCTGGTTGGAAAGCACCTCCGTCATCTCCCCTGCCCGCTGCCGCTCCCCCATTTTGGTCTTCAGGAAAATCCCAAAACCGATGTCTGAACCATCTGACATGAACTGCCACCTGCAGGAGACATCCACCCATTGAGACGTGATTCCGTCCATGTGTGCACTCTCTGGGGTCCTGCCCCCAGGGcttctcccagcccagcccacccacTGGCTCAAAGGCACAGGCTGCCTCCTAGGGTCCAGAGCACTACCTGAGGACACAGCCGGGGAAGAGGATCTCATACTCCACTTGGTGGGAGGAGCCACGAGAAATCTGCACACTGTGCTCATACTGCTGTTTCACTTGATCTCGCACATAATACTTCTTCGGAATGTCACCCCCATAGTTGATCTAGAAGCAGAACACAGAATGAACTGGAATGGGCATTTGAGCCAGGCTTCCCGGGCGATCCCCTAGCCCTATGGGCTACGCAGCGGGGGGCATGCAGTCCCCTACCTTGGATTTGCACTTGGGGTCTCCATCAGAATCAGTCATGGTACCCCCATACTCCATAGGCAGCTGGTCAGGGCTGATATATTTCAGTAAAACCTCCTTCCAGTTTGCTGGGCagtagagggaaggaaggagaaaaaaagggtcACCACTAGGCAAGATTTCCTCACGGTCCTGGTGGTCAACACAAAAGAGGCAGGAAAAACCCTGTCTGCCCCAGGATGCAAAACACAGGCATTAGGAGTACACAGTATACACACAGATCTGCAGGGGATTCAGGAGGAACCATCACCCAGAGGATTGCCCTGCCCTGAACTAAGAATCAGAACATTTAGAGTCGTGtctcccctgcctctggccaGTTGAACAACCTTGGGCATTGCTTCACTCTGAGCCTGATTCCTCCCACCTTGCAAGGCTTCAGTGGGGGGTGAAGTGAACTAAGTACTTGAGAAGATGCCATAAACTGTTAAGTGCCCTACGCACATCAGAATATATTATCACTCCTTGAAAGATGATACAAATACCTGCAgtgcaggcagagggaacaaagaagggaagggcatcccaggtagagggaacagcatgtgcatcAAGCAGGAGGGCCTGAATCAACATGATCTGTCCTGGGTAGACTGAATTCCAGGAGGGCACAACCCTGTGTCTCATCCCCTACTTTCATCTATACGAATCGTGCTCAGTCGTGAGTTACTGAATGCACCACTGTAGAGTGGCCCTTGAAACGGGTTCCCTTGGCTTTACCCCAGCCACGACTTTACTTCTGCTGTTTTTCAGGCTGTCTAAGCTGCCAGTGactcgccccccccccttttttttttgtaaataaccaAGCCCTTTCCTGACTTGAAGAGTTTGATTCTAGTGCAACCAATGCTGAGAACCAAATTCCTAACCTATTTTCAGCCAAGTACAATATTTTGATGCTGGAAACCTTTCCATGCTGACTATATAGACCATAAATAGGCAGCAGCTCCAAGTCATGGGGTACAACCCAGTATCCTCTGTTGTTGGTACTGGCTGGAAGCCCACAGAGACTGTCCAGAGTCTCCCAACCCTCTGATTTCTAGGGTCCCGGGACCATGCAACTCCTGCGACACAGCATCTGTGGTTTGGGGAGTGATTTAATCTGTGCTTCTAAGCCTCACTGACCAACCCAAAATGAATGCCTTCCCTCCTCTGCTGAAGATCCTGTATCTTCCGAGACTGAGATGGGTTTGGTTGAAAGGGTTTCAGGTGTGGGTGGGAGAACAGACGGCACCTTCTCTACAGCTCTGCTGCCAGGAAACCCAACCACCGCATGCTCATGGTGGGTGGTAGCAGCAGAAAAGCCAAGAATCATCAGAGCCTTTTGCTCAGATTTTGTATGTCTTCCCCCAGCTCAGCTGGAGAGTTGGAATAAGGCCAAAAAGAACTTCCCATCTTACAGAGAGAGTAACTGAGGCAACAAGAAGCAGAACTTGTTGCTGTCAGAGTCAGGACCAAATCCCAGAAGTCCTGTACTTTCTAGAATGCTCCACGCCGCTCCCGGGGCCCATTAATACGCATTGGGAAGATTTCCACTTTCAATGTGTTGCCTAATGGTGAACATTCAGAAACGTTCAGAATATGTATTCCCTACCCCTAAGTTCAACTCCACGGGTGGCATCGAGTCTGCCAGGAGCCAGTCCCAATCTACCTCTGTGGTCTTTTCTTCCCACCAACTTCACCTAATGTTCTGGTAAAACTCAGCTCCTCTCTGTCCGTGGCTGGCTTGATTCCTATGCGTCTCTTGCTCCAGCTTCCCTCTTGTGCCCTGATGTTCTCCCAGCTCCTCAGCACATCCAATCCCTGCCTGGTGTGGTCCTGCCAACCTCATCAATCACTCTTCATTCTCCCTGGTGGGCTCCTCTGGCTCTGCCTGCCCTTGAGCTTGGACAGTCCCCAGGGCTGAGCCTCCACTCTTCTGTGGGCATCCTTTATCTACTCACAAGGTTTTAGTTGCTGCCTGTATTCGATAACTCCCGACTTTCCAAACTGGAGTTCTCTCCTCAGCTTCAGGCTCAAGTAACCCCAACATCTGTGTATCTCAGAGATTCCCCAAACTCAACGCCAAGCTTATTCTTCCAGTTGTGTTCTCTAGCTGAACGAATTGTACCAGAATGATTGTGATATTCAGTCATTCATGCCAGACACCAGAAAGTCATTTCtagatttctcttccttcctctatcCAGTCGACTGAGTTCTGCTGTTTCACTTCCTAAGTAAGTCTCTAGTCCATCCTCTTCTCTGCATCCCTACTGCCACCTCCCCAGCTCAGGTTTGCAACACCTCTTGCATGGACTGTGGCCACACTGCAAATTGGTACCTGTGCTTTGCAAGCTTGCCAGTAAAATGTGTCTCCATTTGAAATCTGATcctggttggggtgcctggtggtgcagtcggttaagcatctgactcttgatctcagctccggtcacgatttCACattatgtgagtttgagccctacgtcgggctctgcgctgatagcatggaacctgcttgggattctgtctctccttccctctgcccctccccagcttgtgctctctctcactctctatcaaaataaataaacttaaaaaattaaaaaataaagtaaaaatctgaTCCTGGTTAAGAAGATGAGGTACACATATACAATTCTACTTTGAATACTACTACATTGAATactactcaatgatgaaaaagaatgaaatcttgccatttgcaacaacgtggatggaactggagggtattatgctaagcgaaataagtcagagaaagaaatatattatttgactcatatgtggaatttgagaaacttaacagatgatcataggggaagggtatgaaaaataagataaaaacagagagggaggcaaaccataagagactcttaaatacagagaacaaactaagggttgatgggggtggagggatgggggaaaatgggtgaggggcattaaggagggcacttgttgggatgagcactgggtgttatgtgtaagtgatgaatcactggaatctactcctgaagccaagaccactgtatgttaactaacttgagcataaattttaaaaaataataaggggcggcacctgggtggctcagtcggttaggcgtccaacttcagcccaggtcacgatctcacggctcatgaatttgggccccacatcgggctctgtgctgacagctcagagcctggagcctgcctcagattctgtgtctccatctctctctctctgcccctcccccactcactctgtgtctctctcaaaaataaataaaaacattaaaaacatttttttaataataaaataggggcgcctgggtggctcagtcggttaagcatccgacttcagctcaggtcatgatctcacggtttgtgggtttgagccctgcgtcgggctctgtaagcctggagcctgcttcagattctgtatctccctctctctctgtcccttccctgcttgcactctgtcgatgtgtctctcaaaaataaataaacattaaaaataataataaaatggctagaaagttaattaattaattaattaatttaagaaTCTGATGCCAGTACCTTCCCTGCTCAGAATCTTCCGTGGTTCCCAGTGGCCTGTAGAGTCATGTCCAGGCTTCTCGGCATGGTGCCCTGGATTCTCTGTGCCCTggctctcagcccctctccagtGTGGCCCCTCTCTTGTCACACCCTGCCGTGCTCTCTACAATTGCCTAAACCATGGTGTGTAAGGTCTTTCCTCAGGGCTGTTCTTTCTGCCCACCAGGTTCCTGCCTGGCATCATCTTGCTGCCTCTTACCTCATTCTGTAGCACTCAGGTGAGGTACGCATCTGCTCCTCCCTGGGTCAGGAGAAGGTGAGTGTCCCTGCTCAGTGTCCCcacccacttgctttctctcttttacatGTAATGTGTTGTCTGCATCTCCCTTCCCCAAAAGGGCCTGGAGCTCTTCAAGGGATTctatcttactcatctttgtcaCCTAATCCagggggcctggcacacagtaggtgctcatcaAAGGAAGCAACTCCTAGTTGCCTCTAACTGAAAGCAACCTCTGCTCCTGTTTCTTCCATGCACCTTCTCTCTGCTGTTTCTAGTACCTTTTCTAGCTTGTGTCATTGCTTTCTCTCTAAAGGTCTTCTCTCTCCTATTACGCTGTAAGCTCCTTAAGGGCAAGACTGgtattttgttcatctttgcatCTACAGTGCTGAGCTCAGTACTTTCTTCTACAGCGTCTGAGTGAAAGAGTTCTTATTAAAACAGAAAGGCAGACCCTAGCCCGGCCCCTACTTGCTCCTGGGTCTCACTGCTACCAAACCAGCAGAGGAAGCCTTCACCTTAGATACATCTAAAGCTGTCCCCAATTTGGCCCACAGAGCATCCAGTGGCATTGAGAAGAGTCTGGGCTACTCACCTCCCAGGACCATGATCTTCTTGCGAGTGTCCTCACTCAGGAAGGGCTTGATGAGGTTATAGGCCACAGGAAACAGCTTGGGGGCTGGAACAGAGACCAGGCAATGTGAGACCGGGAGCAAGGCTCACTTTGTCCCTAACAGTGTCCTCCACAGTCCCTTGTGTCAGGCCACAGGCTCCCCAGTGCTATGGAGCCCACACAGCCCAGGGTGTGAGGCTTGGCACAGGCACCTCTTTGACATCCAGCTTCCCTGTCTAGAAAGTGGGTATTGCCTTCCTATCTCACCTGTCTGGCTGGCTCCAAGGAGGTAATAAATCCTAAAAGCTTTGTGAATTGTAACCCAGTCTGCATATGTCAGGGGTCCCCAGATCCCATCCTCTGGCTCACCCCATTCTACTCCCCTGGACCTGTCCCAGTAACATTTTGGGCCCCTCTTTCCCATTTGACTTCATCACAGATAGTTCCCaacttacctttattttttttttaattgttttttcaacatttatttatttttgagagacagagaaagacaaagcatgaggaggggaggggcagagagacagggagactcagaatctgaagcaggctccaggctctgagctgtcagcacagagactgacacagggcttgaacccacaaaccatgagatcatgacccgggctgaagtcaggcacttaactgactgagccacccgggcgcccctcaacttACCTTTAACAACAAAAAGACGCTTCAGTGTCTCAGGATAGTTTTCCTCAAACATGCAGAGAAACTGTGGAAACAAATCACGGAGTCCAGAGGGCCCAGACCTCTGtaccagggaggcaggagggaggcaggccccgCCTCCTTCAGGCTAAACTCCGCCCCCATCACCTCACCCACAGAGCATCCTAGCAGAGGGGCTCACTCCtactttttctcctcctcacagccccctcccagccctgctcctcaCCTCTCCATAGGCCTCCACCGCAGGCTTCCAGAGATGCTTGAGGCCAAGACCCTCGCAGTCATAAATCAGGGTGACTGTCTCCACCTTTTTCCCCATCTGCAGAGGACAGAGGAGCAGAGTCACATCTTGCTGATTTGGTCATGGGCCCAGATCTGGACAGGGCCATACCAAGGGCCTTCCATGTTGAAATAATCACCCCCAGGCCAGAATTGTGGCCTAGGCTAGTCACTCTTCCTGCCTCGGTGTCCCTGTTCTTGTCCAGTAAACAACTGGGTGGATCTAGATTCTCTCTGAGGTCCCTTCTGTTCTGCAGTTTGACCTGGTGGCCCGCCCCCCCTTCCTCTGTGTGCAGCACCTGGTAGTGTTCAGTCCGTGGGGCCTCGTCGGGCAACTTTTCTGGTGAGCAGGCACAGAGACTCTCCATCCAACCTAAGCCCTTAAGGGTACATGCCCACCTAATgattctctgtgtccccagcctgCAGGATCTCTGCACACACTGGGCTCTCAGTGCATGTTTGTGAATGACGGTGTTGGAGTGTTCCCAAATTTATCACATTATTTCACTGGATCCTTATGATAgctgaagaggaaggcagaagagatggTCAGTGTGGCTCCAGCTCTCCCTTCAGTCTTTTTCTTAGAGAGGGAATCACCTGTCCTCACCTTTTTGTTTTGAATACAGACTCTGAGCTCATCTCACCAGCGGTACCCAAACACTTGTCCGAGGACAGGCTGGTCCGTGACAAAGATTTTACTGGTGCCCagatgaatgagaaaaacaatgataATGTAATAAATTTCTTCAATTTAAAGGACTGCTCTTTATTCTGAGATTATGCCATTCCTATAGTTTTGGCGGCTGATTATGGCAATAGTAGctggtacattttctttttaagtccttacttggaaaaataaaaatttggcaaTGTATGTCAGTCCCCAAAACTTTGTAATTTCACTCGTGTGTGAAATCCAAACGTCTGGGCCCCAGTCCTGAAGCTGTGCTTAAATCCCTGTGTGATATGCCTGTTTCTGCTTGAACACCTCTACTGTGATGAACTCATTTTCAACCGTGCTAAGCCCACTTGCCTTTTCGGTCTGGCGGACACACTCCTGAAGAAGCCGCTCACAGTCCCGCATCTTCGTCTTGAGCAAGTCCTGTTTGGTGGCTGAGAGGAGCAGACCCTTGGTATCCAGAGGTCCAATGACATCGTACCAGACGGGGCAGCCATCCAGGTCATAGCCACACATGCCCCCTGACAGATACTGTTGGACCACCTGGGCAAAAACATAGAGGAGGCACCTGGTCAGCAGGCCCAGGGCAGTCGTGCCTTCCCTGTATCCCAGGGCCTTCCCAGGGGTTCATCAAGCTCTCCCTCCACAGCCTTCTCCTGGGTGCCAATAGATAACCCACCCTGGGAACCACTGGGGCTCACTTAGAATTGTCAGACCTTTCCTCTGAAGGTCCCAGTCCACCAGATTCGGGCACAGATTGCGGGTCTAACAGACCCAACGTAGGGATGGGGCAAGATCATTTGTCCTCACCTCTGGAGGCTGCCAGCTCATGATGTTGTCAATGTCCTTTTGCTTTCGGAACTCCACGTGCTGCAAACACACAGTCAGGGCTTTaaaagagcaggagtggggggaaCTCTTAAGGGGTATCTAGCAATAGATGACAGTATGAAGAGGCCACCGTCACATCTCAGGTACGTCATGAGAAGGCAACTGGCAGGAATGGAAAAGAAGGCACTGCATGGTTTAGAGGTCTGGGAAGAAGGGATTATAATTCTTGGCTGGCCCAGAACTATTAAAGTTCTGTGTTTCCAAGGAAGGGAATGCACTTTGTCACAGAGGAATAAGGTAACAATGGTCAGCTAATACTCAGATATGTCACACAAACCAAAAGCTGTGATTGGATGGGCAGGGTGGGCAAAGGAAGCATAGTGTGATTCTGACAGGCAGGAATGGAGGCAACAGCGGGATATGAAGCCACATGGATCTCACCTTCCGGAGCATGGCTTCGGACTTCTGCAGGTCAAAGTTTCTAGCTGTAACAGGGAAACGTGGTTAGGGTTAGACCAGCAGGCTGGGCATCCAAGGACAGGGAGATTTCCCTATTCCCACGCAGGGGCTGACTCCCAGATCACCCCACAAGCAGAAGGTAACATGAAGACCTTCACTGGATGCTTCTGGAACACCACAGTCCCTGAAGGTCAAGGATCAGGGCAGGTGGCTAGAGCCTTGCAACTTCAGGATTAAAAGAATTTTACCCTAGTGGATGCAATAGGTGAAAGATCTTATCTTCTCTCACGGAAAGTAAACCCTGG contains the following coding sequences:
- the SEC14L2 gene encoding SEC14-like protein 2 isoform X1, with amino-acid sequence MSGRVGDLSPKQKEALAKFRENVQDVLPILPNPDDYFLLRWLRARNFDLQKSEAMLRKHVEFRKQKDIDNIMSWQPPEVVQQYLSGGMCGYDLDGCPVWYDVIGPLDTKGLLLSATKQDLLKTKMRDCERLLQECVRQTEKMGKKVETVTLIYDCEGLGLKHLWKPAVEAYGEFLCMFEENYPETLKRLFVVKAPKLFPVAYNLIKPFLSEDTRKKIMVLGANWKEVLLKYISPDQLPMEYGGTMTDSDGDPKCKSKINYGGDIPKKYYVRDQVKQQYEHSVQISRGSSHQVEYEILFPGCVLRWQFMSDGSDIGFGIFLKTKMGERQRAGEMTEVLSNQRYNAHLVPEDGTLTCSNPGIYVLRFDNTYSFIHAKKVSFTVEVLLPDKASEEKMKQLGAVTPK
- the SEC14L2 gene encoding SEC14-like protein 2 isoform X2; protein product: MLRKHVEFRKQKDIDNIMSWQPPEVVQQYLSGGMCGYDLDGCPVWYDVIGPLDTKGLLLSATKQDLLKTKMRDCERLLQECVRQTEKMGKKVETVTLIYDCEGLGLKHLWKPAVEAYGEFLCMFEENYPETLKRLFVVKAPKLFPVAYNLIKPFLSEDTRKKIMVLGANWKEVLLKYISPDQLPMEYGGTMTDSDGDPKCKSKINYGGDIPKKYYVRDQVKQQYEHSVQISRGSSHQVEYEILFPGCVLRWQFMSDGSDIGFGIFLKTKMGERQRAGEMTEVLSNQRYNAHLVPEDGTLTCSNPGIYVLRFDNTYSFIHAKKVSFTVEVLLPDKASEEKMKQLGAVTPK